In Chitinispirillum alkaliphilum, the genomic window AGTAGTTCTGAGCCCCGAGGCGGTCGTTTTCAATCAGTTTGTTGCACCAGAGAAGCGCTGTTGAGAATTCTCCGCTGTCCGCATAGGCTTTGGTCAAAAGGTAGATAACACTGATGCTTTGATCACAGTGCAACAGCTCATTTATTGCACTCTGAAGCTCTCCTTTATTGTATAACATTTCAGCCCGAAAAAAACTTCCCCTCACCCTGAACTCTTTTTTTGCTTCTTCTGCAGGGGAGCTACGTTTCTGATCAGGAAAAGAAGGGGGAGGGTGCATTGGAGTAAATTCAGAAAGTTGTTCTGCTGTTTGGGTTTGAAATGAAAGTGGGAGTTCCTTTGGGGCTGTTTTTTTCTCCTGTCCCTCTTTGATATAAAAGGTAACCCCCTGGAGATTGGCACTTCTAAACTGTGTGAATCTTCTGGTTGACACTTCTGTGGGACTGACTATCAGATATCCCCCCTCCACAAGAGACTGATGCAGTCTGTTACCTAAATCATACGATTGTTTGACAAAATTGTTAAAATAATTTCGCAACAGACTTTACGTGCAAAATCGTGCAATGAAATTGATCAACATTCAATGAAAACAAAAGTAAACATGAAAGATAAGACTGCTT contains:
- a CDS encoding Chemotaxis protein methyltransferase CheR yields the protein MEGGYLIVSPTEVSTRRFTQFRSANLQGVTFYIKEGQEKKTAPKELPLSFQTQTAEQLSEFTPMHPPPSFPDQKRSSPAEEAKKEFRVRGSFFRAEMLYNKGELQSAINELLHCDQSISVIYLLTKAYADSGEFSTALLWCNKLIENDRLGAQNYYLKATILQEMQNLQEAQEALRKTIFIDPYFILAHFNLANMLRETTPPEASVYYRNAKEQLKKLPYDSILPESDGLPAGRLLELIEIIEREV